DNA sequence from the Candidatus Limnocylindrales bacterium genome:
TCGGCGGGCACCAGCGCGCTCGCGGCCAGCAGGGCCACCGCCCATGAGACGACCTTGCGGCCGACGTGCGGTGAGCGCCGGCCGTGGGTGCGCGAGGTGCGGGTCACGCGGCGACTATAGTGAGCGATGGCTCGCTCGGGAAACGCCGCAGCTCGACGATCGCCCGTGCGAGCCTGGAGGCGCGGCCCTGGTGTTGCCGGACGCCGACGGAGCTACAATGGCCGTCATGGGCGCAATCGAGATCATCAAACGCAGGCTCAAGGAAGAACGCATACCCGACGCACCATGGCCCGATGAGGTGGGCGAGAAGAAGAAGCGGCCGCGCGAGGTCGCGATGATGGACATGAACCAGTGCTTCCCCTGCGGCCGCTGTCCCGAGTTCTGTCCCGTGCAGTGCATCGAGTATCTGAAGGACGGCACCCTGCCCGGCCGCGGCGTGCAGCCTGTGCAGGATCGCTTCCAGGAGTGCATCGGCTGCTACATCTGCGTGGAGGTATGCGCGATCCTCACCGACTATGATGCCGTGCGGATGTATGACGTGAGCCTGGTCGAGCAGCTCCTCGGCGTCACCATCGGCGACAAGCCGCCGGCGGAATACATTCCGGCGCAGCCGTACGAGGAGTACTTCAGCGAAGGCGGCGAGAAGAGCGTCTGGCATCTGGGCAAGGGATCGCGCATCCGCGCCAAGATGAGCGAGGAAGAGCGGCGCATCTGCCGCAGTGAGCGTGACCATCTCTGATGGGCGACGCGGCCGGCGTGTGCAGCCGGCGGCGGAGCGCGAAAACATTGCGCCGCATCGGCCGGCGACGGCGAACAGGAGTCTCATGAGCCCCATCAGGATTCTCGCGATCGTTCTCATCGGGGCCGGCATCGTCGGCCTGGCCTACGGCACGTTCAGCTTCACCAAGGAGACGCACGACGCCAGGATCGGACCGCTCGCGTTCTCGGTGCAGGAGAAGGAGACGGTGCATGTCCCGACTTGGGCAGGCGCGGGCGCCATCGGTGTCGGCGTGCTGATGCTTCTGCTGGACCGGCGCAAGGCGTGAGATTGATCGTCATCGGAATGCGCAGGGCGTTGCATCGCGATGACTGGTGGGCCCGGGCGGCGCGCCGACGCTACGCGGCCAAGGAGCAGCCATGAACATCGGCTTCATCGGTCTCGGGCGCATGGGCCTCAACATGACGCGCCGGCTGCTGCGCAGCGGGCACAGCGTGGTCGGGCTCGACCGCAGCGCGGCAGCGGTGGAGGAAGCGGCCAGGGCAGGCGCCATCCCGGCGCCTGATCTGCAGGAGCTGACGCGCGCGCTGGCTCCGCCGCGCGTGGTGTGGGCGATGATCCCCGCAGGCGCTCCCGTCGATGAGCTCATCGGCAACATCACGCCACTGCTGCAACCGGGCGACGTGCTGGTCGACGGAGGCAACTCCAATTACAAGGACACGCAGCGGCGCGCGCGCCAGCTCGAGAGCGGCGGCATCCATCTCGTCGACGCCGGCACCTCCGGCGGCATCTGGGGCCTCGAGCTCGGCTACTGCATCATGGCCGGCGGCAAGGCAGAGGCCATCGCGCTGCTCGCACCGGCTTTCGAATCGCTGGCCCCGCCGCGGGGTTGGCTGCACGTGGGGCGCGAAGGCGCGGGCCACTTCGCCAAGATGATCCACAACGGCATCGAGTACGGGATGATGCAGGCCTACGCCGAGGGCTTCGACATCCTGCAGGCAAGCTCCTACGGCTACGATCTGCAGAAGGTCGCGCACCTGTGGAACCAGGGCAGCGTGGTGCGCTCGTGGCTTCTGGAGCTGGCCGAGCGCGCGTTCGAGGAGGATCCGCAGCTGGAGAAGCTTCGCGGCTACGTGGACGACTCGGGCGAAGGCCGCTGGACGGTGCAGGAGGCGGTCGATCTGGCGGTGCCCGCTCCGGTGCTGGCGCTGTCGCTGTTCGCTCGCTTCCGCTCGCGCCGGGAGGACTCGTTCGCCGACCGCATGCTGGCCGCGCTGCGCAACGAGTTCGGCGGCCACGCGGTCAAGAGCAGGTAATGGCCACCCGCATCACGGCCGTCACCACGCCGGCGATCAACGAGAAGCTCGAGGCGCCGCCATGCGCGATGGTCGTCTTTGGCGCAAGCGGCGACCTCTCCAGCCGCAAGCTGATTCCGGCGATGCATCAACTCTTCTGCGGCGGCTTCCTCAGCGACCGCTTCGCCATCGTCGGCGTGGCCCGGCGGGCGCTGAGCTCGGAGGATTTCCGTCGCGAGATGCACGCAGCGGTCGCCGAGCGCAGCACGGATGCGAACGTCGATCCGGGCGTGTGGGACCGGTTCGACGATGCGCTCGAGTACGTGCCCGGGGAGTTTTCGGATCCGCAGACCTACCGGCGCCTGGCCGAGAAACTGGCGCAGCTCGACCGCGAGCGCGGCGTCGCCGGCAACCGTCTCTTCTATCTGGCCACGCCGCCGACCGAGTTCGAGCGCATCGTGCAGTGCCTGTCGGAGGCGGGGCTTCTGCAGCCGCCGCATCAGGAGCCGTGGACGCGGGTCATCATCGAGAAGCCCTTCGGGCGCGATCTCGAGTCGGCGCGCCGTCTCAACGAGATTCTCTCGAAGATGCTGGACGAATCGCAGATCTTCCGCATCGATCACTATCTGGGGAAGGAGACGGTGCAGAACATCATGGTTCTGCGCTTCGCCAACGCGATCTTCGAGCCGATCTGGAACCGGCGCTACGTGCAGTACGTGGAGATCTGCGCTGCCGAGGCCATCGGTGTCGGCACGCGCGGCCGCTTCTACGAAGAGACCGGCGTGCTGCGCGACATCGTGCAGAACCACATGCTGGAGGTGCTGGCGCTGACGGCGATGGAGCCGCCGATCACGGCGTCCGCCGACGACATCCGCACCGAAAAGCTCAAGGTCCTCAACGCGCTCCGCGATCTTCCCGACGACCAGATCGAGCGCGACGTCGTGCTGGGCCAGTACCGCGGCTACCGGGACGAGCCGAACGTCTCGCCGTCCTCGACCACGCCGACCTACGCCGCGCTGCGAGTGTTCGTGGACAACTGGCGCTGGCAGGGCGTGCCGTTCTACCTGCGGTCGGGGAAGATGATGCCCCGGCGCGTCACGCAGGTTTCGCTTCACTTCCAGCCCGTGCCTCTTCGGCTGTTCGGCAGCCGCGAGGAGTGGTGCTCGGTGGAATCGAACGTGCTGACTCTGCGAATCCAGCCCGACGAGGGGATCTCGCTGCGGTTCGAATCGAAGATCCCGGGGCACCGCATGGCCATCGGCACCGTGGCGATGGACATGGATTATGTGGAGACGTTCGGCGGCAAGCCCGCCGAGGCGTACGAACGCCTGCTGCTGGATGCCATGCGCGGCGACGCCACGCTGTTCTCGCGCCGTGACGCGGTCGAGGCCTCGTGGACGTGGATCACGCCCATCCTGGAGCACTTCGAGCGCCGTCCGCCGCGCGACTTTCCCAACTACGACCCGAAGACGTCGGGCCCGGAGCGCGCCCGCGAGCTCATCGAGCGCGACCGTCTGCAATGGGCCGAGCTGTAGAGGCCGGCGGCGTTGTCGCCGCGCCGCCGGGTGCCGCGCGGGAAACGGTGGCGCGTCCACCGTGCGACCGCGAGTGACGGCGGGGGAAGTGATGGCGCTGGCGGTCTTTGACAGCGGCGAGGAGCTTGCCGAAGCCGCCGCCGATGCCGTTCTGGAGATCGGGCGCGCCAGTCACCGCGAGCGCGGCTGTTTCCGCGTCGGCCTCTCGGGCGGCCGCACGCCACGCGAGCTGTACGCGCGGCTGGCGGCACCGCCTCGCCGGCAAGTGCTGCGAGCCTGCCGCCCAGTCATCGTCTTCGCGGATGAGCGCGCGGTCCCTCCCGACCATCCCGACAGCAACTACGCGATGGTGCGCGCCGCGCTGCTGGATCCGGCCGGAATCCAAGCCTCGTGCGTGCATCGCATGCGCGGCGAGACGCAGCCGCTGGCCGCTGCAGCCGTCGAGTACGAGAGCGCGGTGCGCGAGCCGCTCGATCTGCTGATCCTCGGCGTCGGTCCCGACGGCCACACCGCTTCCATCTTTCCCCACTCGGCCGCCGCTGCAGAAACCGATCGGCGCGTGGTGGCCGTGACCGACAGCCCCAAGCCGCCGCCGCGTCGTCTGACCGTCACCCCGGTGGTCATCGCCGAAGCGCGCAGCATCTTCGTGCTCGCCACCGGCGCCGACAAGGCGCCGGCCATTCGCCGCGCGCTCGATCCGGATACGGCCGTGCTCGAGATCCCCGCGCGTCTGCTGCGCGAGCGCCAGTGGTTCGTCGATCGCGCTGCGAGCGGGCGCGGCGTCGCTGCTTGACGGCAGCGCAAGCCCGCGCCACGCTCGCCCGATCGCCGTTCTTCCGAGGAGGTTTCCGTGTCCGAATGTCCTTGTGGCTCGAAGGTGGAGTTCTCGCAGTGCTGCGAGCCGTTCCTGCTCGGCACGCGAGAGCCGCAGACGGCCGAGCAGATGATGCGGTCGCGCTATACCGCCTACACCCGCGCCGATGTCGACTACCTGATGGCCACGCTTCATCCGGACAACGTGAGCGAGGGCGATGAAGAGACCACCCGCCGCTGGGCCAGCGAATCGCAGTGGCAGGGACTGCAGATCGTTGCCACCGAAGCCGGCGGTGCCGACGACGAGCAGGGAATCGTGGAGTTCGTCGCCCGTTATCGCGACCGCGCAGGCGAGATGCATGCCCATCACGAGCGCAGCGTCTTCACTCGCCTCGATGGCAAATGGCGTTTCCACGAAGGCGCGGCGCCGGAGCCCGCTACCGTGCGGCGCGATGCGCCCAAGGTCGGTCGCAACGATCCGTGCCCGTGCGGCAGCGGCCGGAAATACAAGAAATGCTGCGAGCGCGCCGCCTGAGGCGGCGGCCTCAGCAGGGCTCCTCTCGCCGCTGCAGGCCGAACTCGCGGATCAGCGTGTACGCATGCGAGCGCGCCAGCTCCAGGCGGCGCGAGCATTCGGAAACGTTCCAGCCGCTGTCGATCAGTGCCCGCTCGAGAAAGCCCGCCTGAAAGCTGCGCGTCGCTTCCTGAAAGGTCGTGCCGCCGCACTGGGTCCGCGACAGCCCAGGAGGGAACAGGTGCTCGACCTCGACTTCCGGGCGCCCCGCGCCGGCTGCCCGGATCACGGCGGCTTCGACCGCGTGCTCGAGCTGGCGGGCATTTCCCGGCCACGAGGAGGCCAGAACTGCGCCGATGGCCGCGGGGCTCAGGCGCACAGGGCCCAGCCGGTGCTTGTCCGCCGCGCGCCGGCAGAACAACTCGGCCAGCGCCTGGATGTCTTCGGTGCGCTCGGCCAGGCTCGGCAGGCGGATCGGCATCACTTCGAGGCGGTAGAGCAGGTCGGCGCGGAACTTGCGCTCGAACACCGCCGCGTGAAGATCGACGTTGGATGCCGAGATGACCCGCACGTCGGCCGTGCAGGGTCGCGGCGAGCCGAGCGGATAGTATTCGCCGCACTGGAGAAACTGCAGCAGCTTGGCCTGCGCCGCCAGCGGCAGCTCCCCTACCTCGTCCAGGAACAATGTCCCGTGGCGGGCCGCGGCGATCTTTCCCAGGATCGGCACGCGTGCGGTGGAATGCGCGCCGGCCGCGGCGCCGAAGAGCTCACTCTCGACCAGGGTCTCCGGAAGGGTCGCACAGTTGACCTGCACGAAGGGACCGCGGCCCCGAGGGCTGGCTTCGTGGATCAGGCGTGCGAGCTGGGTCTTTCCGGTGCCCGACTCGCCGCTGAGCAGGACATGGACGTCGAGGTCGCACACGATGGCGGCCTGCTCCAGGGCCGCAACGAACCGGGCAGAACGTCCCACCATCTGCTGATGCCAGCGCTGCAACCTGGACCGCCGGTCGTGCAGCGCCTCGTCGGGCCGTCTCGCTGCCCCGGTGCGCGCAGAATCGCCTTGCCGCAGTTGCCTCGTGGCCGCCGGCCAGAGCTGTCCCATCGTGATCCTCACTTCCGTTGCGCGACTCGCGGTCGGTGCGCCTCGGTCATCATCTGGGCGTGGTGTAGCAGGGATTGGGCCGCCAGACTGTGTGGCTGTTCATACTGAAGTCACGACAGGCATCCCCGGGTCGTGCCCGACGGCCGTGTGCGCTGCGGGCGGCGGCGGCGTGTCCGGCGTTGGCGACACCTGCGCCGGGGGCCTATACGCTCGGTGCCGCGCGTGGCGCGGCAGGGGCGGGAGAGTGACTACCGAGCAGATTCGCGGCTTTCTGCGGTCGTCCCCGCTGCTGCATCCGTTGTCGGAGGAGCTGGTTGCCAAGCTGGCGGCACGGGCGCGGCTGGCGCAGTGGGCGCGCAATCAGGTCATCGTGCGCAAGGGCGACCCCGGTGACGCGATGATGATCGTCGTCACGGGACGAGTGAAGATCACCTCGGTCGCCGACAGCGGCCGCGAGCGGATCCTCAACATCATCGAGCCGGGCGAGAGCTTCGGCGAAATGGCGTTGCTGGACGGTGAGCCGCGCTGCGCCGACGCCGTGGCGCTGGAGCCGACCACCGCGCTGGTGCTCGGCCGCCCGACGTTCGAAGAGCTGCTGCGGTCGGAGCCGGCGTTCGCGCAGCAGATCATCGCCGATCTGTGCCGGCGGCTGCGCAAGACGACGACGCTGCTCGAGGATTCGCTCTTCCTCGATCCGACCACGCGGGTCGCCCGGCGCCTTCGCGCGATGATCCACGAAACGGGCCGCCCTCCCAGGAACGGCACCCACTGGACGCTTCAGGGGCTGTCGCAGCAGGATCTGGCGGACGCGGTGGGCCTTACGCGCGAGAGCGTCAACAAGGTCCTCAGCACCTGGCGTAGCGAGGGCATCGTGGAGCTGGAGCGCCGGACCATCGTCGTGCACAACCTGGCGCGCATTCACCAGATGGCACGGATCGACGTTTAGCGGACGCGCGACCGCGGGCAAGGCCGCCGGCGCGCCGCTCTCAGTACTGGATGCTTGCCGCGATGCATTGGCTACGCTCCACCAGCGTCCGTTTCTTCGGGTCCTTTACGAAGGGCCCGGTCCACGTCGTGCGACTTTCGCCCATCGGCATGGCGGGGTCCTCGAGAAGCGGCAGGTCGAGATCGCGCACGATTCCCCCGATCTCGGGATCGGCGCTGACGCTGCGCAGCGCGGCCTGGAACTTCTTGACGTGCCGCTGGCGCGGGTCGCCCTGGACATTGAATCGGTAGGCGCAATCGATGAGCAGGCTCGAGTTGTGCGGCAGGTAGAAGAGCAGGTCCGCATAACGCGCCGCCGTCAGGTCGTCGATGTCGCACAGGCGGTCCGGGAACAGGCGTTCGGTCAGATCGTCGGCCAGGACCGCCGAAATCGCCTGGGCGACGCCGCTGGAGCCGTCGAAGCGGTCGACGAACCTGAGGAGCCTGGCGCAAGCGTCGGCCAGCCCCTCTTCCTGCTCCCGTTCGCGCAGCTGATCGCCGTGCTCCGGAGGCTTCACGCGCAGGACGAACGGCACGGGGTGTTTTTCCATCATTGCGTGCAGTGCGGCGTGGTCCGCCGAGTGGACCACGCTCGCGTTGTGAATGATCATCGCCACCGTTTCGGCCAGCAGTTCGGTGGCGTCCGCGCGGCCCCTGGCGTCTTCGAACACGAAGTCCTTCCAGTAGGGAAAGCCCGGCACCCAGGTCGAGATGTGCTCGGCCCAGCGCTGGATCTCGATCCAGTCGGTATGGTGCTCGTCGTCGTCCGGCAGCTCCGCCAGCACGTCGCGCACGAACTGGCGGATCGGCTCGTGATAGGCGTTGAGGTACTGGCCGTAGCGAGAGGGGTTTCTCGGCGGTTCCAACTGGAAGGCGTAGGCGGGAAAGGCCCGGTTCGGATGATCGTAATACGTCGCGCCGAACCATCCGAAGGGGAACAGCTTGCGGATTTCAGTTCCGTCGGCAGCGAAGGGGGTGTACGGCTGGCGCACCGTGCGGTTGATGAGCGATCGTTCGCCTTCGAGGACGGCGTTGTTGACGGGCAGCGTGAGCCAGAGATGGGGCTCGAGCAGCTGAAACACGAGGTTCTCGACAGGCAACAGCGTCTTGGTGGCGGCGTTGATCGCGTCGTGCGGAAAATGCACGCGCGTATGGTCGATGAGGTTGATCCGATGGATCGCCCCCTGCAGCGCGAAGTACTTGGCCAGCCGCCACGCCTCGGTTGCACCGGGCACCACAGGATCGTCGAGCCAGACGTACTCGTGGCGCTCCGCGGCGAAGCGGGCGAGCGCGATGGCGACCACCTCGAAGGCCTTCCGGTCCTTGCGACGGCGTAGCAGGACGACGGTCGGAGCTAGGAAGGCGCCAGGGATCGGCTGCTGTACCCGCTCCATGCACGAATAGTCCGATTTCCAGTACTCGTCCCTGGCGCCGCCGTCGATGACGGAGGCGAAGCGGTCTTCATCCTCCTGATCCAGCCCCTCGCACAGAAACTTGCTGTAGAGCCCTTCGGAGATGAGCTGCCTGAACAGGTCATCGTCCACTTCCGCGTATCCGGCGCACCTGGTTTCGATCCAGCGCTGACCGGCGAAAGCGCGTGCCTGGAAGTAGTAGGGGCCGAAGTTCCAGAAGTAGTATGCCGCCACGTACTCTTTCCAGTCATCGCTCTCCTGCTGCGGGATGTTGGCGACGACGGCAGCCTGTCCGAAGGGGTGATCGCTGGACACCTGAGGTGTCGGTGCAGCGCCTTTGTAGAGGAAAGTTCGCCGCGGCCACTCCTTGATGCGCTCGACGCGCGTCGTCACGTAATCGACCAGGTTCATCCTGCCATCGTGCTTTCGTTCGACTTGCTGGTTCGGAGCCGCTGCCGAGCCGTTCTCGAAATCTTCCAACATCGTGCCTCCAGTCCGAGATCGCGTGCATAAAGCCTAACTTTCACTCTTGAATGAAGGGCGACGGGCAAATAGTTTCGTTTGGACGCGTTGGGGGTGGCTTTTGCCACATTGTTCGTTCTGTGTGCGGGAGTATCCGGCGGGCGAGCGCTACTGCTCGACCTGCGGCCGAACACTGGCCGGTGGTGTGCCGGCCGCCGCACGCTCGTGTGCCAGCTGCGGCATGCCGCTCGCTGCCGGCGACGCTCGACGTGGCGTTGCGGTGCATCCGGCCTGTGCCGTCGCGGATGGCCCCGCTCCTACTGACACCGCTGCGCGCACCGGCACCTACGAAGCCGCTGCGCAGCGGCGGCACGTCACCGTCATCTTCTGCGACCTGGTCGATTCCACCCGTCACTCCGGCGGCACGGACCCCGAAGACTGGCGTGAGGCGATGGCCGCGTACCGCAGCGAGGTGACGGCGGCGATCGAGCGCTACGGCGGCCACGTCGCGCAGTTCCAGGGCGATGCGCTCGTTTCGTATCTCGGCTTTCCTTTCGCTCGTGAGGACGACGCTTCGCGTGCCGTGCACGCGGGCCTGGCGATCCTGGAAGCGTTGAAAGAGGTCAATCGCCGCACCTCGGCGCTCGGGATCCCCGAGCTGGCCGTGCGAATCGGCATTCATTCCGGCCCTGCCGTCATCGCGCGCGTGGCCTACGAGACCGAAGTGGCCGGTGTGACGACACACGTCGCGGCGCGGATCCAGGCGCTCGCCGAGCCCAACACGGTCGTGGTCAGCGAAAATGTCCGGGTGCTGACCGCCGGCGAGTTCGTGACCAGCGAACTCGGCACCTTCGAGATGAAGGGGGTGGACGAGCCTCCTTGCCTCCATGTCGTCGTCGCGACCAGCGGCGTCCGCAGCCGTCTCAAGGGCGTGGAGCGATTGACCCCGTTCGTCGGCAGGCGCCGAGAGCTGGAGGTGCTGACGGCGGCGTGGGAGCGGGTGAAGGCCGGAAGCGGCGGCGCTCTTCTGGTGGTGGGTGAAGCAGGGATCGGAAAATCGCGTCTGGTCCTGACGCTGCACGAGCGGCTGGCCGGCGAATCCTACACCTGGCTCGAATGCACCGGCTCCCCGTACACGACTCACGCCGCATTCGCTCCCATCGTCGAGCTGGTGCAGCAGGGGCTCGACATCAGCGACGACGACGACGACGAGTCGCGCCTGGCCAAGATCCGGCAGCGTGCGGCCAACGACGGCCTGGATGCCGAAGTGCTCATCAGCGCCCTGGCGCCGATGCTCGGCATCGAGTCCGATCATGCCGGTGCGGCCAGCGACATCGATGCGCGCACGCGCACCATCGAGACTCTGGTGCAGTGGGGGGTGACGCTCGGCGAGCGCCAGCCGGTGCTGCTCCTGTTCGAAGACCTGCACTGGTGCGACCCCTCGACGCTCGAGTTCCTTCGCCGGTTCATCCCGCAGGCCGCCTCGTCGCGCGTCCTGGTCCTGATGACCTCGCGCCCCGGGGCCGAGCTGCCACTGCAGGACCTTGCGCCCGAGGCCGTCGTGACGCTGGCACGCCTGCCCAAGGCCACCGCGCGAAGAATGCTGCGGCTGGGTTACGACCCGAGCACGTTCTCCCGCCAGACCGCCGACGCCATCCTCGACCGCGCCGACGGCATCCCGCTCTACGTGGAGGAGCTGGCGAAGATGATGGCGGACGCGGCACGGCGGGACGGCTCCACCAGCGATGCCGAGAATGGCCGCCGCGTCGCCCGGGCCGGCCGCGGCGCGCCGCCGATTCCGGAAACCCTGCAGGACCTGCTCACCGCGCGCCTGGACAGCCTCGGTGATGCGAAGGAGGTGGCGCAGCTGGCCAGCGTGATCGGACGCGAGGTGCCTCTGCGGCTGCTCGAGTGCATCAGCCCGGTTCCCGTTGCCGCCCTGTCGGCGAGTCTCGAGCGCCTGGTGGAGGCCGAGATCCTGTTCGCACGTGGCACCGGCGCGCGTACGACGTTCCTGTTCAAGCACGCGCTCATCCAGGACGCGGCCTACCATTCGCTGCTCAAGGCCACGCGACGCCACCATCACGGCCGCGTCGCCGATGAGCTCGTCAGCGGGTTTCCCGACGTGCTGGCCACGCAGCCCGAGCTCATCGCGCAGCACTACACCGAAGCGCAACGTGCGCCGGAGGCGGTCGCGATGTGGATCCGCGCCGGCCGCCACGCCGTCGAGTGCTCGGCGCACGTGGAAGCCATCGCGCACGCCGAGGCGGGCCTGGCATTGATCCACGACCTTCCCGATGAGCAGCAGAGGCTGCAATCCGAGCTGGCCCTGCAGCTCGTGCTGGGTCCTTCATTGATGGCCAGCCGCGGCTATGCGGATCCGGCGATGGAGCGTGCATACACGCGGGCGCAGGAGCTGTGCCGCAAGCTCGGCAATCCGCCCGAGCTCTATCCGGTGATGTTCGGCCTCTGGACGTTCCACTGCGTGCGCGCACGTCACGACGAGGCCGGCGAGATCGCCCGCGACATGACCAGGCTGGCCGAGCGCGAAGCCAGCGAGGCCATGCTGCTCGAGGCCGACGTCTGCGCCGGCATCACGCATTTCTACGTTGCCGACTTCGGCAGCGCCTGCAGCAGGCTCGAGCGGGTCTCGCGTCTCCACGACCCGCAGCGCGATGCCGATCACCCGCTGATCTACGGACAGGACCCTCGTGCGGCGGCGCTGGCGCACCTGATGCTGGCACGCTGGACGCTCGGCGACGTCGAAGGGGCGCTGGTTTCCGCCAACGACAGCGTCGCGCTGGCACGATCGACCAACCATCCTTTCAGCGCGGCCTATGTGCTCGCCTTCGGCGCGTGGCTGCACCGCCTTCGCGGCGACGCGGCTGCATGCCTGGCTCTGGCCCAGGACGCCATCGACATCGGCGGCAAGCGTGCGGTCTCGGTGTTCCTTGCCATCGCCGAGATTCTCAAGGGTGCGGCGATGGTCTCGGTCGGCCAGCAGGCTGCAGGGCTCAAGCAGCTGCATCTGGGCCTCGACCGTTTCGACGCCACCGCCAGCACTCTCATCACGCCATTCTGGTGCTGCCTGCGCGCACAGGCCTATGCCGAGGTCGGGCGGCTGGACGAGGCGATGGCATTCGTCGAGGAGTCGCTGCGGCGGGTCGAGCGCGCCGGAGAGCGGCAGGCGGAGGCGGAAATCTATCGCACCCGCGGATGGCTGCGGCAGCTGCGTGGGGAAGGGCCGGCGGAGATCGAAAGCGACCTGCGGCGCGCGATCGACATCGCCGAGGCGCAGCACGCCGCATCATGGAAGCTGCGTGCGGCCATCCCGCTCAGCCGTCTGCTGCTGCGCACCGAGCGCCTGCGCGAAGCGGCCACGCTGCTGGTCGATGCGCGCAAGCCCTTTCCCGTGGCATCGGCCGAGCCCGACGTCGTCACCGCCGATGCCCTCCTGACGCAGCTCCTGTCCTGAGTCGCCGCCGCAACGTTGCAAGGCGGGTTGCTGCGCCACAGATGGCGCCGACGTGCTGGCGCTGCAGTCGTGGCCAGGCTGCGGCCCGCTCACGATCCGGCAGTGCACGGTTTCCGCAACTGCAGCCCCGTCTCACCGCAGAATCGCGCGCGCCGCCTCGGCGATCACTCCCTCTTCATCGGTCGGAATCACCCACCCCGACACCGGCGATTTCTGGCGGGTGATGCAGGGGCCGCCGCGCGCGTTGGCGACCTCGTCCATCTCGACGCCGAGCCAGGCGCACGCGCGCCCGATGCGCTCGCGAATGGCCACCGAATTCTCGCCGATGCCGCCCGTGAAGACGATGGCGTCGATGCCGCCGAGCACCGCCGCCATCGCCGCGATCTGGCGCTGCGCCTGAAGGACGAACGCATCCACCGCCAGTCGCGCCGAGGCGTCGGGCGAAGCCAGCAGGTCGCGCATGTCCGAGCTGAGCCCCGAAAGGCCGAGCAGACCGGAGCCGGCGTACAGCAGCCTCTCGAGCTCCTCCAGACGCATCCCGCGCGTGCCGAGCAGGTAGAGAAGAACGCCAGGGTCGATGCTGCCGCAGCGCGTGCCCATGACCAGGCCATCGAGGGCCGAGAAGCTCATGGTGGTGTCGACGCTGCGCCGGCCGCGCATGGCACACAGCGATGCGCCGTTGCCGAGATGCGCCACGACCACGCGGCCCTCGGCAACGTGCGGCGCCACTGTCGGCAGCGACGACGCGATCGATTGAAAGGAGAGGCCGTGGAAGCCGTAGCGGCGCACGCCCTGCGCGTAGAAGCTCGGCGGAAGCGCGAAGTGGTCGACCTCCGGGGCGTGGCCGCGATGGAACGCGGTATCGAAGCAGGCGATCTGCACGGCCTGCGGATGCGCGGCGGCGGCCGCACGGATGGGCGCGAGATTGTGCGGCTGGTGGAGCGGCGCCAGCTCGGTCAGCGCCTCCAGCCGCTCGAGAACGGAGGCATCGACCACGACCGGAGCATCGAACTCCGGACCGCCATGGACGATCCTGTGTCCGTAGCCGGCGACGTCGAGGTGCGGCTGCTGCCGGCGAAGCCACGCATCGACGTACTCGAACGCATCGGCGCTCGCGTCGAGTGCCACCGGCGATTGCACGGCGGCGCCGCCACCGTCCTCGGCCGAGAGCTCGAGCCGGCTGCCGCGGCGCTCCACGCGCGCACGCAGCAGAAGCCGGGCATCCTCTTCTTCGCAGCCGTAGACGGCGACCTTCAGACTGGAGGAGCCGGCATTGACGACGATGATGGCGCGCACGGGCGCTACTCGTTGTCGGCGCTGGTGTCTTGCGTCCGCTTGGAGTCGCGCCCTGCCGCCGGGCGTTCGATGGCGCCCGTCGCCTCGCGATCGCTTGCGGCGGCGCTGCCAGTGTCACCTGCGGCGTTCCGGTCGCGGCC
Encoded proteins:
- a CDS encoding Crp/Fnr family transcriptional regulator, giving the protein MTTEQIRGFLRSSPLLHPLSEELVAKLAARARLAQWARNQVIVRKGDPGDAMMIVVTGRVKITSVADSGRERILNIIEPGESFGEMALLDGEPRCADAVALEPTTALVLGRPTFEELLRSEPAFAQQIIADLCRRLRKTTTLLEDSLFLDPTTRVARRLRAMIHETGRPPRNGTHWTLQGLSQQDLADAVGLTRESVNKVLSTWRSEGIVELERRTIVVHNLARIHQMARIDV
- a CDS encoding AAA family ATPase codes for the protein MHPACAVADGPAPTDTAARTGTYEAAAQRRHVTVIFCDLVDSTRHSGGTDPEDWREAMAAYRSEVTAAIERYGGHVAQFQGDALVSYLGFPFAREDDASRAVHAGLAILEALKEVNRRTSALGIPELAVRIGIHSGPAVIARVAYETEVAGVTTHVAARIQALAEPNTVVVSENVRVLTAGEFVTSELGTFEMKGVDEPPCLHVVVATSGVRSRLKGVERLTPFVGRRRELEVLTAAWERVKAGSGGALLVVGEAGIGKSRLVLTLHERLAGESYTWLECTGSPYTTHAAFAPIVELVQQGLDISDDDDDESRLAKIRQRAANDGLDAEVLISALAPMLGIESDHAGAASDIDARTRTIETLVQWGVTLGERQPVLLLFEDLHWCDPSTLEFLRRFIPQAASSRVLVLMTSRPGAELPLQDLAPEAVVTLARLPKATARRMLRLGYDPSTFSRQTADAILDRADGIPLYVEELAKMMADAARRDGSTSDAENGRRVARAGRGAPPIPETLQDLLTARLDSLGDAKEVAQLASVIGREVPLRLLECISPVPVAALSASLERLVEAEILFARGTGARTTFLFKHALIQDAAYHSLLKATRRHHHGRVADELVSGFPDVLATQPELIAQHYTEAQRAPEAVAMWIRAGRHAVECSAHVEAIAHAEAGLALIHDLPDEQQRLQSELALQLVLGPSLMASRGYADPAMERAYTRAQELCRKLGNPPELYPVMFGLWTFHCVRARHDEAGEIARDMTRLAEREASEAMLLEADVCAGITHFYVADFGSACSRLERVSRLHDPQRDADHPLIYGQDPRAAALAHLMLARWTLGDVEGALVSANDSVALARSTNHPFSAAYVLAFGAWLHRLRGDAAACLALAQDAIDIGGKRAVSVFLAIAEILKGAAMVSVGQQAAGLKQLHLGLDRFDATASTLITPFWCCLRAQAYAEVGRLDEAMAFVEESLRRVERAGERQAEAEIYRTRGWLRQLRGEGPAEIESDLRRAIDIAEAQHAASWKLRAAIPLSRLLLRTERLREAATLLVDARKPFPVASAEPDVVTADALLTQLLS
- a CDS encoding acetate/propionate family kinase; the protein is MRAIIVVNAGSSSLKVAVYGCEEEDARLLLRARVERRGSRLELSAEDGGGAAVQSPVALDASADAFEYVDAWLRRQQPHLDVAGYGHRIVHGGPEFDAPVVVDASVLERLEALTELAPLHQPHNLAPIRAAAAAHPQAVQIACFDTAFHRGHAPEVDHFALPPSFYAQGVRRYGFHGLSFQSIASSLPTVAPHVAEGRVVVAHLGNGASLCAMRGRRSVDTTMSFSALDGLVMGTRCGSIDPGVLLYLLGTRGMRLEELERLLYAGSGLLGLSGLSSDMRDLLASPDASARLAVDAFVLQAQRQIAAMAAVLGGIDAIVFTGGIGENSVAIRERIGRACAWLGVEMDEVANARGGPCITRQKSPVSGWVIPTDEEGVIAEAARAILR